Proteins from one Synechococcus sp. UW179A genomic window:
- the lexA gene encoding transcriptional repressor LexA has translation MPVSAGIPEPLTTAQQELYDWLADYIGCHHHSPSIRQMMQAMGLRSPAPVQSRLRHLQQKGWITWQEGQARTLQLLGGIASGIPVLGAVAAGGLVETFDDIQDRLDLAPVLETRGLFALTVNGDSMVDAHIADGDVVLMEPVVDAARLRQGTIVSALVPGSGTTLKHFHCDGLTVRLEAANPAYEPIELPADQVQVQGKLAAVWRQM, from the coding sequence TTGCCGGTGTCTGCTGGAATCCCCGAGCCGCTAACCACTGCTCAGCAAGAGCTCTATGACTGGCTTGCCGACTATATCGGTTGCCATCATCACAGCCCGTCGATTCGTCAGATGATGCAGGCCATGGGTCTGCGTTCACCGGCACCTGTCCAAAGTCGTTTACGGCATCTTCAGCAGAAAGGTTGGATCACTTGGCAGGAGGGACAGGCTCGCACCCTCCAGCTGCTTGGAGGGATTGCTTCCGGAATTCCTGTGCTCGGCGCTGTTGCAGCTGGTGGCTTGGTTGAGACCTTTGACGACATTCAAGATCGATTGGATCTCGCTCCTGTTCTTGAAACCCGTGGTCTGTTCGCGCTCACAGTGAATGGTGACTCCATGGTGGATGCCCACATCGCCGACGGTGATGTGGTGCTAATGGAACCGGTCGTTGATGCGGCTCGTCTGCGCCAAGGCACCATCGTGAGTGCTTTGGTTCCTGGCAGTGGAACCACGCTGAAGCATTTTCATTGCGACGGCCTCACGGTTCGGTTGGAAGCCGCGAATCCGGCCTACGAGCCGATTGAGTTGCCAGCCGATCAAGTGCAGGTTCAGGGCAAACTCG